Genomic window (Marmota flaviventris isolate mMarFla1 chromosome X, mMarFla1.hap1, whole genome shotgun sequence):
GTGAGCTGGTGGGGGACACACATAGGTGGTCCACAGTGGGTGAGCTGGTGGGGGAGGTGCACACATAGGTGGTCCACAGTGGGTGAGCTGGTGGGGGAGGTGCACACATAGGTGGGTCTACAGTGGGTGAGCTGGTGGGGGGAGGTGCACATGGGTGGTCCACAGTGGGTGAGCTGGTGGGGGGGAGGTGCACATGGGTGGTCCACAGTGGGTGAGCTGGTGGGGGACACACATAGGTGGTCTACAGTGGGTGAGCTGGTGGGGGGAGGTGCACATGGGTGGTCCACAGTGGGTGAGCTGGTGGGGGGAGGTGCATAGGTGGTCCACAGTGGGTGAGCTGGTGGGGGACACACACATAGGTGGGTCTACAGTGGGTGAGCTGGTGGGGGGAGGTGCACACATAGGTGGTCCACAGTGGGTGAGCTGGTGGGGGACACACATAGGTGGTCCACAGTGGGTGAGCTGGTGGGGGGAGGTGCACACATAGGTGGGTCTACAGTGGGTGAGCTGGTGGGGGAGGTGCACATAGGTGGTCCACAGTGGGTGAGCTGGTGGGGGGAGGTGCATAGGTGGTCTACAGTGGGTGAGCTGGTGGGGGACACACACATAGGTGGGTCTACAGTGGGTGAGCTGGTGGGGGGAGGTGCACATGGGTGGTCCACAGTGGGTGAGCTGGTGGGGGGAGGTGCATAGGTGGTCCACAGTGGGTGAGCTGGTGGGGGAGGTGCACATGGGTGGTCCACAGTGGGTGAGCTGGTGGGGGACACACATAGGTGGTCCACAGTGGGTGAGCTGGTGGGGGAGGTGCACATAGGTGGTCCACAGTGGGTGAGCTGGTGGGGGACACACACATAGGTGGTCTACAGTGGGTGAGCTGGTGGGGGGAGGTGCACATGGGTGGTCCACAGTGGGTGAGCTGGTGGGGGGAGGTGCACATAGGTGGTCCACAGTGGGTGAGCTGGTGGGGGGAGGTGCATAGGTGGTCCACAGTGGGTGAGCTGGTGGGGGAGGTGCACATGGGTGGTCCACAGTGGGTGAGCTGGTGGGGGACACACATAGGTGGTCCACAGTGGGTGAGCTGGTGGGGGAGGTGCACATGGGTGGTCCACAGTGGGTGAGCTGGTGGGGGGAGGTGCACATGGGTGGTCCACAGTGGGTGAGCTGGTGGGGGGAGGTGCACATGGGTGGTCCACAGTGGGTGAGCTGGTGGGGGGAGGTGCACATGGGTGGTCCACAGTGGGTGAGCTGGTGGGGGGAGGTGCACATAGGTGGTCTACAGTGGGTGAGCTGGTGGGGGACACACACATAGGTGGTCCACAGTGGGTGAGCTGGTGGGGGGAGGTGCATAGGTGGTCCACAGTGGGTGAGCTGGTGGGGGGAGGTGCACATAGGTGGTCTACAGTGGGTGAGCTGGTGGGGGAGGTGATAGGTGGTCTACAGTGGGTGAGCTGGTGGGGGGAGGTGCACATAGGTGGTCCACAGTGGGTGAGCTGGTGGGGGGAGGTGCACACATAGGTGGTCCACAGTGGGTGAGCTGGTGGGGGAGGTGCACACATAGGTGGTCTACAGTGGGTGAGCTGGTGGGGGAGGTGCACACATAGGTGGTCCACAGTGGGTGAGCTGGTGGGGGAGGTGCACACATAGGTGGTCCACAGTGGGTGAGCTGGTGGTGGGGGAGGAGATGCGTGTGTATGTGGTCTACCGCATGGAGCTGGTGGGAGGAAATGCGCATGCGTGGTCTACCGCCCGGAGCTGGGGGGCAGATGGGAGCTGGGGGGCAGATGGCACGGCGCCCTTTACTGGGGTCCTGTGCGATAAAGTAACCACACGCCCCAGTGTTTAGAGTAAGGTGCCCCAGAACAAAGGGGTGGATCTGGGTCTGGATGTCGCAGACCCATGTGAGGGATTTGTAGCACACAATCAACCAAAACCAGcgacagggctgggggtgtagcccagttGGGGAGCCATTGCCTGGCTCTTGGACCCCACGGTGCCTGAGAGCAGGGGACAGGGCGCCACCAGGCACCAGGGCTCAGGAGTGCAGGGTGGCTTGCATACAccgtcttctccctgtgtcttctcgGGGTCTCTCTCTGTGTGCGTCTATGTTCTCATCTCGTTTTCTTATGAAGACACCAGTCCTGTGGGTCAGGGCCACCCTGGGGAGCTCACTGCACCTCCATCACCTTTGCAAAGACCTGTCTCCACACACGGCACATGCCAAGGTCCTGGGGCCAGGGTCGTAGCAGAGGAATCTTAGGGAGACTGGGCTTAGCCCATGACCatgaccctccctccctccctccctccctccctccctccctctccccacagcCCACCACCCCATCCCTCTCCTCCCAGGGAAAGTCTATTGATTGCATTTTCCCCGGAGCCAGGACCCCTGTGTAACTAGCagtttaacaacaaaaaaaaacccttttcctTTCTCAGGCTGCACGGTTGGCTTCCAATGGGTGGGCAGGTGAGCGCTTCTGGAAGCTTCCGGAGCCTGCCCTGCGCAAATGCCAATGCGGACTGGATGTCGGCGCTGTGTCCCCGGCTCTGGGATGTGCCCCTGCACCACCTGTCCATCCCAGGTGAGGCCGCTCAGGTGGGCGTCCCCATGGTGGGTGGGTCCTGGTGGGGAACCGGCCGGGCCTGGTGCACCTGTgtgcatgcgcgcgcgcacacacacacacacacacgcacacacacacacacacacacacagctcggAAGGTGGCATAGGAGGGTGGGCGGTGGTTCAGGCGACGCCGGTTAGACATGACTGAGGCAGCGTGGTTGCTGACGGTTGTGAAAGTGCCATCCGTGTCACTCCGCAGAAAACGAAGTGTAAGATGGTTTCCATCAGCCGATCTGCAGGGGACAGGCGCCAAGGATGGGGAAACGGGCGCCCTCTGCCGGCGGGGAGGCTGCACCGCTAAAGTGGGGGTTGACAGCGGATCCCTCTGTCCAAGTGCGCGCATCTAAGCACGAGACCCTTTGCACCGCTAGGAGAAAACCTAGGTCGGCGCTCGATGGAGACCAGCAGGGCTCCTCGGGGGTCTGCAAAAGCCAGGACATAAAGCCAAGAATCGATAGACGACACACGGGGTGGCGCCCTGTTAAAAGCCTCTGCACAGCAAAGACAGAGGTGTGAAGAGAGTCCTGCTGGCTTCTCGCACAGGTGGAAGCCAGGGgggaaacaaaaagcaaaacccaaGGACATTGTGACGGCAGAAGGCGCCGCAGCCACGCCTGacatcccagcaactcggaggctgaggcaggaggatgcacgtcagaggccagcctcagcaactcagcgagaccccgtCTCGAGATAGAAACTAGACAGGGCtggggtgcggctcagtggtggagagccctgggttcggtcccaGATCCACACGCTCACACGACATGCAGAAGGGCAGGCAGCAGTGGAGGAGGGccgggggaaggagggaggcccTGCGGGTGGGAGTCACTGGATTGTGTTAAGGCACCTGCCAACGTGCCACAGCGGAACCCCGTTCTGCACGACTAACGTGCTCCACAGCTTAAAAAAGAGCTCCCAACGGAAAACCCCGTGCTCGATAGAGATCCGCATCTGGATCAACCGCGGAGGCTCAGGTGGCAGGCTGGAGAGACGGCCCGTCCTAGGGATGACCAGAGAAAGGGCGGCTGTCACGCTGGCAGAGCCGTCCCGTTGTTGGTGTAAGAGATGCGTAAAGACATAACGCCACACGATAATGTGCGTCGACGCACAGGGATGGTCCTGCCATGATGCACAGGGACGGTCCTCCCATGACGCACAGGAACTCTTTTCCTATGACGCACAGAGACGGTCCTTCCATGATACACAGGACAATCCTCCCATGACGCACAGGAACTCTTTTCCTATGACGCACAGGGACGGTCCTCGCATGACGCACAGGAACTCTAGTCCCGTGACACACAGGGACAGTCCTCCCATGACGCACAGGGACGGTCCTCCCATGACGCACAGGAACTCTTTTCCTATGACGCACAGGGACGGTCCTCCCATGACGCACAGGAACTCTTTTCCTATGACGCACAGGAACTCTTTTCCTATGACGCACAGGGACGGTCCTCCCATGACGCACAGTAACTCTTTTCCTATGACGCACAGGGACGGTCCTTCCATGATACACAGGACAATCCTCCCATGACGCACAGGAACTCTTTTCCTATGACGCACAGGGACAGTCCTCCCGTGACGCACAGGGACGGTCCTCCCATGACGCACAGGAACTCTTTTCCTATGACGCACAGGGACGGTCCTCCCATGACGCACAGGAACTCTTTTCCTATGACGCACAGGAACTCTTTTCCTATGACGCACAGGGATGGTCCTCCCATGACGCACAGGAACTCTTTTCCTATGACGCACAGGGAGGGTCCTCCCATGACGCACAGGAACTCTTTTCCTATAACGCACAGGGACGGTCCTCTCATCTGCACACTCGTGTTTCTGCAGTCAACACGTACTCACGTCCTGGGGCTGATGTAACAAGTCACCACAAACCAGGGCTTAGAATCATGGGCGTCGTGACCCCCagccctggagggcaggggctgAGACGGGGTCTCCACGCAGGGCCCCTGCCCAGGCTGCAGGTGGGCGTGTCTGGGGCGCTGTCCACCCGCTGGCTGTGAGGGCAGCTGGGGGACTGCAGCTGGGGGACTGATGGCCGTCCCTGTGTTTCCTCCAGGGAGCCACGACACCATGACCTACTGTCTGAATAAGAAGTCCCCCGTGTCCCACAGCGAGTCCCGCTTGCTGCAGCTGCTGAGCAAGGTGGTGCCATGTGTGACGCGCCCCGTGGTGCTGAGGTGGTCTGTCACCCAGGTAAGGGCCACTTGGGGCCGGGAGGTGGACGGCAGGGCCATCGCTCCGCACAAAGCAGCAGGTGCCCCTGGTGGGCGCTCTTGCCTCATGCCGGAGATGGGGGGAGAGCAAGACCCTGAGGCCGCCCCAGGTGGTGCAGAGGCAGGGCTTGGTCACCGAGCAGCATCACACCCGAGGCGGCTGGTCACTGGCTGAGCGGGGCCACAGGCAGGGGGTGCCTGGGGCTGGCCAAGGCGACAGGCCGTTCCTCCTGCGGCCTAGATAGCCAGCAGCACCCTTCCCGAGGCCCCTCTCCCCACTCGGGAGGGcgccctgctcctccctggggcTTGCTCAGCTGCGGGTCAACTCCCAGAGGCAGAAGGGACCCACGCTGCAGGTTCCTAAGGGAAGGGCTCAGGAGGAGGGGGTCCTCTTCCCTGCTGAGGGATGGGGGTCTCTTCCCTGCTCCAgggcaggtgtgtgtggggggtctcTCCTTGCTGCAGGAGGAGGGGGGTCTCTTCCCTGCCCCAGGGCCGAGGCTGTCTCCTCTGGCCCCATCAGAGAGAAGGGCATCTCTGCCTTCACCCCAGGTGCCCCCCTCCTGCACCCAGCCCTCTGCCCAGGTGGGGCAGGTGCCCTAGACCCACCAGGGCATTTGATTTGATGCTGTGCAGAGGGGGCCTCCTGGAGGCTCAGCTGGCCTCAGCCACCCCTGGAGAGGCCGGGGAAAGGGGCGCCCCTCCATTCTGGGGAGGAAGAAGGCTGGCAGGAAGTGGGGCCCACCCCGGGGAGGAGATGGACCACTCGTCCCCCTCTGCCTCCTGTCCGAAGACTGTTGGTGACAAAAGGCTTGAGTGTCAGGGATTTCCCAGGGACACAAGACTGCCCCCAACGTCCAGCTCTGTCCTGTTGAATGTACTGTTTCTGCGTCTTAGTGACCACGGGGGCAGCAGGAGCTGTGGGGACCTGCCGGGTGGGGGATGAGCACCTGTCAGGGGTCAGAGCCTGCAGGGGGCGTCTCCTCATCCTGCCAGGGGTCTGCAGACAGTGACCCTGCAGGGGGTGTCCCCCATCCTGCCAGGGGTCTGCAGACAGTGACCCTGCAGGGGGGGTGTCCCCCATCCTGTCAGGGAGCTGCAGACAGTGACCCTGCAGGGGGGTGTCCCCCATCCTGCCAGGGAGCTGCAGACAGTGACCCTGCCTGCAGGGGGGTGTCCCCCATCCTGTCAGGGAGCTGCAGACAGTGACCCTGCAGGGGGTGTCCCTCATCCTGTCAGGGAGCTGCAGACAGTGACCCTGCCTGCAGGGGGCGTCTCCTCATCCTGCCAGGGGTCTGCAGACAGTGACCCTGCAGGGGGGGTGTCCCCCATCCTGTCAGGGAGCTGCAGACAGTGACCCTGCAGGGGGGTGTCCCCCATCCTGCCAGGGAGCTGCAGACAGTGACCCTGCCTGCAGGGGGCGTCTCCTCATCCTGCCAGGGGTCTGCAGACAGTGACCCTGCAGGGGGGGGTGTCCCCCATCCTGTCAGGGAGCTACAGACAGTGACCCTGCAGGGGGGTGTCCCCCATCCTGCCAGGGGTCTGCAGACAGTGACCCTGCAGGGGGTGTCCCTCATCCTGTCAGGGAGCTGCAGACAGTGACCCTGCCTGCAGGGGGCGTCTCCTCATCCTGCCAGGGGTCTGCAGACAGTGACCCTGCAGGGGGGGTGTCCCCCATCCTGTCAGGGAGCTGCAGACAGTGACCCTGCAGGGGGGTGTCCCCCATCCTGCCAGGGAGCTGCAGACAGTGACCCTGCCTGCAGGGGGCGTCTCCTCATCCTGCCAGGGGTCTGCAGACAGTGACCCTGCAGGGGGGGGTGTCCCCCATCCTGTCAGGGAGCTACAGACAGTGACCCTGCAGGGGGGTGTCCCCCATCCTGCCAGGGGTCTGCAGACAGTGACCCAGCAGGGGGTGTCCCCCATCCTGCCAGGGAGCTGCAGACAGTGACCCTGCAGGGGGCATCTCCTCATCCTGCCAGGGGTCTGCAGACAGTGACCCTGCAGGGGGTGTCCCCCATCCTGCCAGGGGTCTGCAGACAGTGACCCTGCAGGGGGGTGTCCCCCATCCTGCCAGGGAGCTGCAGACAGTGACCCTGCAGGGGGTGTCTCCCATCCTGCCAGGGGTCTGCAGACAGTGACCCTGCAGGGGGCATCTCCTCATCCTGCCAGGGGTCTGCAGACAGTGACCCTGCAGGGGGGTGTCCCCCATCCTGTCAGGGGTCTGCAGACAGTGACCCAGCAGGGGGGTGTCCCCCATCCTGTCAGGGAGCTGCAGACAGTGACCCTGCAGGGGGCGTCTCCTCATCCTGCCAGGGGTCTGCAGACAGTGACCCAGCAGGGGGGTGTCCCCCATCCTGCCAGGGGTCTGCAGACAGTGACCCAGCAGGGGGTGTCCCCCATCCTGCCAGGGAGCTGCAGACAGTGACCCTGCAGGGGGCATCTCCTCATCCTGCCAGGGGTCTGCAGACAGTGACCCTGCAGGGGGTGTCCCCCATCCTGCCAGGGGTCTGCAGACAGTGACCCTGCAGGGGGGTGTCCCCCATCCTGTCAGGGGTCTGCAGACAGTGACCCAGCAGGGGGGTGTCCCCCATCCTGCCAGGGGTCTGCAGACAGTGACCCTGCAGGGGGTGTCCCCCATCCTGTCAGGCGTCTGCAGACAGTGACCCTGCCTGCAGGGGGGTGTCCCCCATCCTGTCAGGGAGCTGCAGACAGTGACCCTGCAGGGGGGTGTCCCCCATCCTGTCAGGGAGCTGCAGACAGTGACCCAGCAGGGGGGTGTCCCCCATCCTGTCAGGGAGCTGCAGACAGTGACCCTGCAGGGGGTGTCCCCCATCCTGCCAGGGGTCTGCAGACAGTGACCCTGCAGGGGGGTGTCCCCCATCCTGTCAGGGAGCTGCAGACAGTGGCCCTGCAGGGGGGCATCCCCCCACACCTGTCCTCTGGTGGTCGTCCTCTCCTGCCCCGGGGCTGTCCACTCCCACTGCATGGCCCTCCCACTCTGTCTGGCGTCCTGCTGAGCATCCTGCATCCTGACTGGGGATGCCAAGGGCTGGGTGGATCCAGGGCTGTGGGGCATGCGCCCCTAGTGGGACTCCTTCCCAGAGACTGTTGGGACAAGGGTGACCGTGACTGCCCGATGTCCCAGAGACCAGCATTAGGGCTGGGGTGCGTCTAAGCGGGGCTGGGGTGGACTGAAGCCCAGGACGGCAGCGGGCCCTGGCTGTGCAGCTGAGGCTGCTCTCCCCAGAGCAGGTCTCCCCAGGGTGGGGCCCGGGCAGCTCTGGCCCCGCGTGAGGCTGGCGGTTCAACAGACACCCAGCGGGGGCCCCAGACAGTGCTGCACAGTGCGCAACCTCCGCGCCTCCTGAGCCCCAGGGACAGGGTCACTTGCCAGGAGGGAGCGGCCTGCTGGCCCGGGCAGAGATGACGGGCGTCCCTCGGCAGGCGCTGGACGTCACGCAGCAGCTGGACGCCGGGGTGCGGTACCTGGACCTGCGCATCGCGCACATGCTGGAGGGCTCGGAGAAGAACCTGCACTTCGTACACATGGTGTACACGACGGCGCTGGTGGAGGTACACAGGGGCCTGGTGGGGCAGGAGGTCGGCTGCCAGGGGCGGGGCAGCCACGTGCAGGTCCAGGCTGGTGGTCAGACCTTGGAGATAGCCTGAACAGCGCTCCCTGGGCTTGGCGGTCTCCCCACTCAGTGGGCAGAGACTCCCCACATTTGCAAAGTGGGCGGAACCAGCCCCCAGACCCGTTAGGTTTTCGGAATCCATTCTCTTCCCGAATGCCCGAGGCTTTCTAAAGTCTGAAGGGCACAAGCTGCGTCCTCCCAAAGCCTGCGGGCTGTTCCCTGTGTCCCCACCCCGTGTCCCCACTGCACCCCAGGCTCCCAGTCTAGAAGCACCTACTCTGGGTCACTTTGTACCGCTGGCCTGGCTCACGCCCCGGAGCCTTGGGACCCCACACCTTTGACTCACAGAGGCTTGTGTTTGGAGTGTGCTTCTACACAGACACCTGCACACGTGTACACACGCATGTGACACAGACACACGCAGAAATGCAGACACCCAGCatacacgcgcacacacacagacatgcacGAACACACACAGATACGCACATGCACGTGTCGTGCAGATGGACACGTATGCGTTTGTGTACGCGTGAACACAGGGCAGCACACAGATCCAGATTCACATGTGCTGACATGCACACATACAGATGTGCATGCACACAACATGCACGTACAGGCATGTGCACGGACATGGATACAGACACCTGTGAACAGATATGCTCCGTGTGCACTCACACCCGTGAACAGACGTGTCCGTGCACACAGGACCGTGCATGCCCTCCTGTGCCTGGGCCACCCTCCCTCCTGCTGgcttccccccgcccccctcccGGGAGGCTATGTGTCCTCTGGGCAGCCCGGCCTCCCGTCTGCAGCCGAGGAGGCCCACCTCCCAGGAGGCCCCTGGCCCTGCTGCCCTCTGGGCCCGACTGAGCCCTGGCCCCTCACCCAGGACACCCTCACGGAGATCTCCGAGTGGCTGGAGCAGCACCCCCGGGAGGTGGTCATCCTGGCCTGCAGGAACTTCGAGGGGATGACGGAGGACCTGCATGAGTACCTGGTGGCCTGCATCAAGAACATCTTTGGGGACATGCTGTGCCCCCGAGGGGTGAGGAGGGTGCCTGTGCCCCAGGGCTCTCCTGGGCACTGTGTCCAGGGCTTGGTGTGTGTGTCTGGTCTGGCGGGGACAAGCCGGTCATCAGGGCCTTCTGGCTTCCCTGTGAGGGGGGCCGGGCAGCCTGGCAGGGAGGGCCTCTGGGGCGAGCGTGCAGCAACGCGATGGTCTGTGTCACCCACCGGGCACTTGCCTGGCCCTCACCTGGCACCCAGCCGGGGCTCAGGACATGAGACGCAGCcctggaggccagaggccagCCCCGGTGCTGACTGGGCTCCCGAGAGGATGCGGCCACCTTCCAGCTGCTGGGGGTGTCCTGCTGTGGCCCGGCATCCCGTGTGTCTGTGCCCAACACCCCGTTTGACAGCACGGGGCACCCGTCACGGGATTAGGGCCTGGCCCCTCCAGAGTGACCCATGCAGCTGATGAGACCCGCAAAGCCGTTCCCAGTAGGTCCCGGGTGGGGGCTTGGAGCGTGGGCTGGGGACACCGGTCGCCCTCAGCACAGCCAGGGGTCAGCTGTAGTAGGTCCTGCATCCGGGCCAGTCCCTGCACGTGCCCTTCTGGGTCTCAGGGCCCTGGGTCACTGCAGGTGCCCTCCTGGGACACTAAGCCACGGCGTCACCTCAGAGGCGCAGTGCCGGGCGGGCCACCCAGCCCCAGGCTCCCCTCACCCGGCACCCCACCCCAGTGACCCCGTCCCTTGCAGGAGCTGCCCACGCTGCGGCAGCTGTGGGCGCGGGGCCAGCAGGTCCTGCTCTCCTACGAGGACGAGGCCTCGGTGCGGCGGCACCCGGAGCTGTGGCCGGGAGTCCCCTACTGGTGGGGCAACAAGGTCAAGTCGGAGGCCCTGATCCGCTACCTGGAGGACATGAAGCGCTGCGGCCGCCCGGGTAGGAGGCCGGCCCTCCCGGGCCCACGGGGGGGACGGTCAAGGAGGCGGCCTGGCCGGCGTCCCCTCACGCTCGTGTCCCGCAGGGGGCCTGTTCGTGGCCGGCACCAACCTCACCGAGGACCTGGAGTACGTGCTGGCGCACCCGGCCGGGTCCCTGAAGGAGGTGACCCTGTCCAGCCTGCCCGCGCTCGGCGCCTGGGTCCGCGAGCAGTGCCCGGGGCCCGGCGCCCGCTGCACCAACATCATCGCCGGCGACTTCGTGGGCGCCGACAGCTTCGTCGGCGACGTCATCGGGCTCAACCAGAAGCTGCTGTGGGGCTGACGGTCCCCTGCGGTCAGCCGGCGGCAGCCCGGGGGCAGCCCTGGCCCCGGCTGGGCGGGCGCTGCTCCAGATCCCGCGAGAAGACGTCCTCCGAGCTCCAGATCCCGCGAGAAGACGTCCTCCGAGCTCCAGATCCCGCGAGAAGACGTCCTCCGAGCTCCAGATCCCGCGAGAAGACCTCCATCCAAGGGATGAGCCTGTGGTCAGGGATGACCACGGGGTGGGTCCAGCGGGTGTGTCCCGGGCAGTCCCAACCACGGGGTGGGTCCAACGGAAGTGCCCTGGTCAGCCATGGATGTGCTCATGGGCATGGCCATCATGATGGGTCCAGCAGATTTGTCTGTGGTCAACGATGACAATTGGGATGGGTCCAGCGGGTGTGCCCTGGTCAGCCGCGACCAAGGGATGGCTCCAACGAATGTGCTGTGGTCAACCATGACTGCTGGGATAGGCCAGTGGGCGCACCCTGGTCAGCCATGACCATGGGGATGTGTCCAGCGGTGTGCCCTGGTCAGCCATGACCATGGGGATGTGTCCAGCGGTGTGCCCTGGTCACCGAGGCCTACTCAGCCCAGCGGGAAGCATGGCCTGTGCAGGGTGGGGATGCTAGGAGAGGGGTCAGGGCCTCCTCACCCTGTGCTTTAGAAAGTCCCCGCTTCCAAGAGTGTCACGTCCCCTGGACGCATGGGGTGGGGACCTGTGCAGAGACCCTCTTGCAGTAGTCAACACACGGCCTGGCTGTCAGCTCACTCTGACGCCGCCCTTTCCCCGGGCAGCAGGCTCCTGGGGACCCTGGTCCATCTTGCTTTGGCCAGCTGTTAGTGGAGGGCCTGAGGGGTGGCCAGTGGGCGGCCCTGCGTCTGCTGGCCCCACAGTGTCACGGGCGGTCTGGTCTGTGTTCTAGTCTCTGCATCCTGGAGCTCGGGCGCCTGGCCTTGcagcccggggtgggggggggactgTCCCCAGAGGTCAGAGGCTCCTGAGACCCCGCCCCTTGCAGGCGGGCTTCTCCAGGGCCAGCGTTTCCTAGACCCTCCT
Coding sequences:
- the Plcxd1 gene encoding PI-PLC X domain-containing protein 1 isoform X2 is translated as MGGQVSASGSFRSLPCANANADWMSALCPRLWDVPLHHLSIPGSHDTMTYCLNKKSPVSHSESRLLQLLSKVVPCVTRPVVLRWSVTQALDVTQQLDAGVRYLDLRIAHMLEGSEKNLHFVHMVYTTALVEDTLTEISEWLEQHPREVVILACRNFEGMTEDLHEYLVACIKNIFGDMLCPRGELPTLRQLWARGQQVLLSYEDEASVRRHPELWPGVPYWWGNKVKSEALIRYLEDMKRCGRPGGLFVAGTNLTEDLEYVLAHPAGSLKEVTLSSLPALGAWVREQCPGPGARCTNIIAGDFVGADSFVGDVIGLNQKLLWG
- the Plcxd1 gene encoding PI-PLC X domain-containing protein 1 isoform X1, whose protein sequence is MGGQVSASGSFRSLPCANANADWMSALCPRLWDVPLHHLSIPGSHDTMTYCLNKKSPVSHSESRLLQLLSKVVPCVTRPVVLRWSVTQALDVTQQLDAGVRYLDLRIAHMLEGSEKNLHFVHMVYTTALVEDTLTEISEWLEQHPREVVILACRNFEGMTEDLHEYLVACIKNIFGDMLCPRGVRRVPVPQGSPGHCVQGLVCVSGLAGTSRSSGPSGFPVRGAGQPGREGLWGERAATRWSVSPTGHLPGPHLAPSRGSGHETQPWRPEASPGADWAPERMRPPSSCWGCPAVARHPVCLCPTPRLTARGTRHGIRAWPLQSDPCS
- the Plcxd1 gene encoding PI-PLC X domain-containing protein 1 isoform X3 translates to MTRERAAVTLAEPSRCWWSHDTMTYCLNKKSPVSHSESRLLQLLSKVVPCVTRPVVLRWSVTQALDVTQQLDAGVRYLDLRIAHMLEGSEKNLHFVHMVYTTALVEDTLTEISEWLEQHPREVVILACRNFEGMTEDLHEYLVACIKNIFGDMLCPRGVRRVPVPQGSPGHCVQGLVCVSGLAGTSRSSGPSGFPVRGAGQPGREGLWGERAATRWSVSPTGHLPGPHLAPSRGSGHETQPWRPEASPGADWAPERMRPPSSCWGCPAVARHPVCLCPTPRLTARGTRHGIRAWPLQSDPCS